The following are encoded together in the Salvia hispanica cultivar TCC Black 2014 chromosome 6, UniMelb_Shisp_WGS_1.0, whole genome shotgun sequence genome:
- the LOC125194439 gene encoding protein arginine N-methyltransferase 1.6 isoform X1, translating into MLSVILKPLLFTFPRSRRRMTSAACGRMFQLQTDPLTGKSEWLVIQDEDDQLQTTPKSLLATTSYLDMLNDSRRNAAYRLAIDNTVTTPSHVLDIGAGTGLLSMMAARAMGLSDSNGISTSKGMVTACESYLPMVKLMRKVLRANAMEGKIRLINKRSDELEVGLDIPSRADILVSEILDSELLGEGLIPTLQHAHDKLLVENPQTVPYRATTYGQLVECTYLREMHDLVHGEAEASDGIHLLPSVMPNLLAVKKQQFAMHCNAIKDEIKLLSEPFKVFDFDFWRRPDSFREADLHIKAKGDGTVHAIISWWLLQLDSEGTTFYSTGPNWIPYTSDVKELKTSFVSSGDWCDHWKQCVWFIPSSGLPVSKDKEVWLHAAHTETSISYDFKTSCNEKEDADLDLHTPDGQLFLSPERIALYGNSCWRDLMLNAIKNAIHQKVDPLCLVADDSIFLAVAVAHLSKTSQVMPLFPGLGNKGMQYLQKASIANSYSMDRIEFLRRKELLSSLQGSPHRKIDLFIAEPFYYGNDNVLPWQNLRFWKERTLLDPILSKDALIMPCRGLLKACAMYLPDLWKSRCCLKEIEGFDNSVANTTLGACGGLLVTEDTPFLPYFIWQCGETKILSKMATVLEFDFSRPMNPCSGKTKVQFRESGMCHGFVLWIDYVMDTENNTILSTGPDKRHWKQGVKLLNEPVEVGHGDLSSTEIEASFDPLNGELILRHAFLRNQR; encoded by the exons ATGCTATCAGTCATCCTAAAACCTCTACTCTTTACATTTCCCCGCAGCAGAAGAAGAATGACCTCCGCCGCCTGCGGCCGTATGTTTCAGCTCCAAACCGACCCACTCACCGGCAAATCAGAGTGGCTCGTTATCCAAGACGAAGATGATCAACTCCAAACAACCCCCAAATCACTTCTCGCAACCACGTCTTACCTCGACATGCTCAACGATTCCCGCCGCAACGCCGCCTACCGTCTCGCCATCGATAACACCGTCACTACACCCTCCCACGTCCTCGACATCGG GGCAGGGACGGGTTTGCTGTCGATGATGGCAGCTCGAGCTATGGGGCTTTCTGATTCAAATGGGATCTCTACTTCTAAAGGGATGGTGACAGCTTGCGAGTCATACCTTCCCATGGTGAAGTTAATGAGAAAGGTTTTACGAGCCAATGCCATGGAGGGGAAAATTCGTCTCATAAATAAGAGGTCCGATGAGTTGGAAGTTGGCTTGGATATCCCATCGCGTGCTGATATTCTC GTCAGTGAGATCCTAGACTCGGAATTATTGGGTGAAGGGCTAATTCCAACTTTACAACATGCGCACGACAAGTTATTGGTAGAAAATCCACAAACCGTACCTTACCGGGCCACTACTTATGGCCAG CTGGTTGAGTGTACATATTTACGGGAGATGCATGATTTAGTTCATGGAGAGGCAGAAGCATCAGATGGCATTCATCTTCTGCCAAGTGTAATGCCCAACCTTTTAGCTGTAAAAAAGCAACAGTTTGCAATGCATTGTAATGCAATTAAAGACGAAATCAAACTG CTCTCAGAGCCGTTCAAAGTTTTTGATTTTGACTTTTGGAGGAGGCCAGATAGTTTTCGTGAAGCTGACCTACACATAAAGGCTAAGGGTGATGGTACAGTTCATGCTATCATCTCATG GTGGTTGCTTCAGCTTGATAGTGAAGGAACAACATTCTATTCTACGGGCCCAAACTGGATACCATATACTTCTGATGTGAAAGAATTGAAAACATCCTTTGTCA GTTCTGGAGATTGGTGTGATCATTGGAAACAATGTGTTTGGTTCATCCCGAGCTCAGGTCTACCTGTATCGAAAGACAAAGAGGTTTGGTTACATGCTGCTCATACTGAAACCAGCATTTCATATGATTTCAAGACTTCATGCAATGAGAAAGAAGATGCGGATCTTGACCTCCATACTCCAGATGGTCAGCTTTTTCTATCGCCTGAAAGAATAGCTTTGTATGGAAATAGTTGTTGGAGAGATTTGATGCTCAATGCCATTAAGAACGCT ATCCATCAGAAAGTAGATCCCTTGTGCTTAGTTGCAGATGATAGCATCTTCTTGGCAGTTGCCGTTGCCCATCTTTCCAAGACTTCACAAGTGATGCCATTATTCCCTGGTCTTGGAAACAAGGGCATGCAGTATCTGCAAAAAGCTTCTATAGCTAATAGCTACTCCATGGACCGTATAGAGTTCCTAAGAAGAAAGGAATTGCTATCGAGTCTGCAAGGTTCCCCTCACCGAAAG ATTGACTTATTCATTGCGGAGCCATTCTATTATGGAAATGACAATGTCCTTCCCTGGCAAAATCTGCGATTTTG GAAGGAAAGAACTTTACTTGATCCAATTCTATCTAAAGATGCGCTCATAATGCCTTGTAGAGGGTTGTTGAAAGCTTGTGCAATGTACCTTCCT GATCTTTGGAAAAGCCGTTGTTGCCTGAAGGAAATTGAAGGGTTTGATAATTCAGTCGCAAATACCACATTGGGGGCATGTGGAGGTCTACTGGTTACAGAAGACACTCCTTTTCTGCCCTATTTTATTTGGCAGTGCGGTGAGACAAAG ATTCTCAGCAAAATGGCCACTGTCTTGgagtttgatttttcaagaccAATGAACCCCTGTTCTGGAAAAACTAAG GTTCAATTTAGAGAATCTGGGATGTGCCATGGCTTTGTCCTCTGGATTGATTATGTCATGGATACGGAGAACAACACTATTCTATCAACAGGACCAG ATAAAAGACATTGGAAACAAGGCGTGAAGCTTTTGAATGAGCCAGTTGAGGTTGGGCATGGCGACTTATCCTCAACAGAAATTGAAGCTTCCTTTGATCCTTTAAATGGTGAGCTCATTCTGAGACATGCCTTTCTCAGGAATCAAAGGTAG
- the LOC125194439 gene encoding protein arginine N-methyltransferase 1.6 isoform X2: protein MINSKQPPNHFSQPRLTSTCSTIPAATPPTVSPSITPSLHPPTSSTSGTGLLSMMAARAMGLSDSNGISTSKGMVTACESYLPMVKLMRKVLRANAMEGKIRLINKRSDELEVGLDIPSRADILVSEILDSELLGEGLIPTLQHAHDKLLVENPQTVPYRATTYGQLVECTYLREMHDLVHGEAEASDGIHLLPSVMPNLLAVKKQQFAMHCNAIKDEIKLLSEPFKVFDFDFWRRPDSFREADLHIKAKGDGTVHAIISWWLLQLDSEGTTFYSTGPNWIPYTSDVKELKTSFVSSGDWCDHWKQCVWFIPSSGLPVSKDKEVWLHAAHTETSISYDFKTSCNEKEDADLDLHTPDGQLFLSPERIALYGNSCWRDLMLNAIKNAIHQKVDPLCLVADDSIFLAVAVAHLSKTSQVMPLFPGLGNKGMQYLQKASIANSYSMDRIEFLRRKELLSSLQGSPHRKIDLFIAEPFYYGNDNVLPWQNLRFWKERTLLDPILSKDALIMPCRGLLKACAMYLPDLWKSRCCLKEIEGFDNSVANTTLGACGGLLVTEDTPFLPYFIWQCGETKILSKMATVLEFDFSRPMNPCSGKTKVQFRESGMCHGFVLWIDYVMDTENNTILSTGPDKRHWKQGVKLLNEPVEVGHGDLSSTEIEASFDPLNGELILRHAFLRNQR, encoded by the exons ATGATCAACTCCAAACAACCCCCAAATCACTTCTCGCAACCACGTCTTACCTCGACATGCTCAACGATTCCCGCCGCAACGCCGCCTACCGTCTCGCCATCGATAACACCGTCACTACACCCTCCCACGTCCTCGACATCGG GGACGGGTTTGCTGTCGATGATGGCAGCTCGAGCTATGGGGCTTTCTGATTCAAATGGGATCTCTACTTCTAAAGGGATGGTGACAGCTTGCGAGTCATACCTTCCCATGGTGAAGTTAATGAGAAAGGTTTTACGAGCCAATGCCATGGAGGGGAAAATTCGTCTCATAAATAAGAGGTCCGATGAGTTGGAAGTTGGCTTGGATATCCCATCGCGTGCTGATATTCTC GTCAGTGAGATCCTAGACTCGGAATTATTGGGTGAAGGGCTAATTCCAACTTTACAACATGCGCACGACAAGTTATTGGTAGAAAATCCACAAACCGTACCTTACCGGGCCACTACTTATGGCCAG CTGGTTGAGTGTACATATTTACGGGAGATGCATGATTTAGTTCATGGAGAGGCAGAAGCATCAGATGGCATTCATCTTCTGCCAAGTGTAATGCCCAACCTTTTAGCTGTAAAAAAGCAACAGTTTGCAATGCATTGTAATGCAATTAAAGACGAAATCAAACTG CTCTCAGAGCCGTTCAAAGTTTTTGATTTTGACTTTTGGAGGAGGCCAGATAGTTTTCGTGAAGCTGACCTACACATAAAGGCTAAGGGTGATGGTACAGTTCATGCTATCATCTCATG GTGGTTGCTTCAGCTTGATAGTGAAGGAACAACATTCTATTCTACGGGCCCAAACTGGATACCATATACTTCTGATGTGAAAGAATTGAAAACATCCTTTGTCA GTTCTGGAGATTGGTGTGATCATTGGAAACAATGTGTTTGGTTCATCCCGAGCTCAGGTCTACCTGTATCGAAAGACAAAGAGGTTTGGTTACATGCTGCTCATACTGAAACCAGCATTTCATATGATTTCAAGACTTCATGCAATGAGAAAGAAGATGCGGATCTTGACCTCCATACTCCAGATGGTCAGCTTTTTCTATCGCCTGAAAGAATAGCTTTGTATGGAAATAGTTGTTGGAGAGATTTGATGCTCAATGCCATTAAGAACGCT ATCCATCAGAAAGTAGATCCCTTGTGCTTAGTTGCAGATGATAGCATCTTCTTGGCAGTTGCCGTTGCCCATCTTTCCAAGACTTCACAAGTGATGCCATTATTCCCTGGTCTTGGAAACAAGGGCATGCAGTATCTGCAAAAAGCTTCTATAGCTAATAGCTACTCCATGGACCGTATAGAGTTCCTAAGAAGAAAGGAATTGCTATCGAGTCTGCAAGGTTCCCCTCACCGAAAG ATTGACTTATTCATTGCGGAGCCATTCTATTATGGAAATGACAATGTCCTTCCCTGGCAAAATCTGCGATTTTG GAAGGAAAGAACTTTACTTGATCCAATTCTATCTAAAGATGCGCTCATAATGCCTTGTAGAGGGTTGTTGAAAGCTTGTGCAATGTACCTTCCT GATCTTTGGAAAAGCCGTTGTTGCCTGAAGGAAATTGAAGGGTTTGATAATTCAGTCGCAAATACCACATTGGGGGCATGTGGAGGTCTACTGGTTACAGAAGACACTCCTTTTCTGCCCTATTTTATTTGGCAGTGCGGTGAGACAAAG ATTCTCAGCAAAATGGCCACTGTCTTGgagtttgatttttcaagaccAATGAACCCCTGTTCTGGAAAAACTAAG GTTCAATTTAGAGAATCTGGGATGTGCCATGGCTTTGTCCTCTGGATTGATTATGTCATGGATACGGAGAACAACACTATTCTATCAACAGGACCAG ATAAAAGACATTGGAAACAAGGCGTGAAGCTTTTGAATGAGCCAGTTGAGGTTGGGCATGGCGACTTATCCTCAACAGAAATTGAAGCTTCCTTTGATCCTTTAAATGGTGAGCTCATTCTGAGACATGCCTTTCTCAGGAATCAAAGGTAG
- the LOC125194439 gene encoding protein arginine N-methyltransferase 1.6 isoform X3 — protein sequence MLSVILKPLLFTFPRSRRRMTSAACGRMFQLQTDPLTGKSEWLVIQDEDDQLQTTPKSLLATTSYLDMLNDSRRNAAYRLAIDNTVTTPSHVLDIGAGTGLLSMMAARAMGLSDSNGISTSKGMVTACESYLPMVKLMRKVLRANAMEGKIRLINKRSDELEVGLDIPSRADILVSEILDSELLGEGLIPTLQHAHDKLLVENPQTVPYRATTYGQLVECTYLREMHDLVHGEAEASDGIHLLPSVMPNLLAVKKQQFAMHCNAIKDEIKLLSEPFKVFDFDFWRRPDSFREADLHIKAKGDGTVHAIISWWLLQLDSEGTTFYSTGPNWIPYTSDVKELKTSFVSSGDWCDHWKQCVWFIPSSGLPVSKDKEVWLHAAHTETSISYDFKTSCNEKEDADLDLHTPDGQLFLSPERIALYGNSCWRDLMLNAIKNAIHQKVDPLCLVADDSIFLAVAVAHLSKTSQVMPLFPGLGNKGMQYLQKASIANSYSMDRIEFLRRKELLSSLQGSPHRKIDLFIAEPFYYGNDNVLPWQNLRFWKERTLLDPILSKDALIMPCRGLLKACAMYLPDLWKSRCCLKEIEGFDNSVANTTLGACGGLLVTEDTPFLPYFIWQCDSQQNGHCLGV from the exons ATGCTATCAGTCATCCTAAAACCTCTACTCTTTACATTTCCCCGCAGCAGAAGAAGAATGACCTCCGCCGCCTGCGGCCGTATGTTTCAGCTCCAAACCGACCCACTCACCGGCAAATCAGAGTGGCTCGTTATCCAAGACGAAGATGATCAACTCCAAACAACCCCCAAATCACTTCTCGCAACCACGTCTTACCTCGACATGCTCAACGATTCCCGCCGCAACGCCGCCTACCGTCTCGCCATCGATAACACCGTCACTACACCCTCCCACGTCCTCGACATCGG GGCAGGGACGGGTTTGCTGTCGATGATGGCAGCTCGAGCTATGGGGCTTTCTGATTCAAATGGGATCTCTACTTCTAAAGGGATGGTGACAGCTTGCGAGTCATACCTTCCCATGGTGAAGTTAATGAGAAAGGTTTTACGAGCCAATGCCATGGAGGGGAAAATTCGTCTCATAAATAAGAGGTCCGATGAGTTGGAAGTTGGCTTGGATATCCCATCGCGTGCTGATATTCTC GTCAGTGAGATCCTAGACTCGGAATTATTGGGTGAAGGGCTAATTCCAACTTTACAACATGCGCACGACAAGTTATTGGTAGAAAATCCACAAACCGTACCTTACCGGGCCACTACTTATGGCCAG CTGGTTGAGTGTACATATTTACGGGAGATGCATGATTTAGTTCATGGAGAGGCAGAAGCATCAGATGGCATTCATCTTCTGCCAAGTGTAATGCCCAACCTTTTAGCTGTAAAAAAGCAACAGTTTGCAATGCATTGTAATGCAATTAAAGACGAAATCAAACTG CTCTCAGAGCCGTTCAAAGTTTTTGATTTTGACTTTTGGAGGAGGCCAGATAGTTTTCGTGAAGCTGACCTACACATAAAGGCTAAGGGTGATGGTACAGTTCATGCTATCATCTCATG GTGGTTGCTTCAGCTTGATAGTGAAGGAACAACATTCTATTCTACGGGCCCAAACTGGATACCATATACTTCTGATGTGAAAGAATTGAAAACATCCTTTGTCA GTTCTGGAGATTGGTGTGATCATTGGAAACAATGTGTTTGGTTCATCCCGAGCTCAGGTCTACCTGTATCGAAAGACAAAGAGGTTTGGTTACATGCTGCTCATACTGAAACCAGCATTTCATATGATTTCAAGACTTCATGCAATGAGAAAGAAGATGCGGATCTTGACCTCCATACTCCAGATGGTCAGCTTTTTCTATCGCCTGAAAGAATAGCTTTGTATGGAAATAGTTGTTGGAGAGATTTGATGCTCAATGCCATTAAGAACGCT ATCCATCAGAAAGTAGATCCCTTGTGCTTAGTTGCAGATGATAGCATCTTCTTGGCAGTTGCCGTTGCCCATCTTTCCAAGACTTCACAAGTGATGCCATTATTCCCTGGTCTTGGAAACAAGGGCATGCAGTATCTGCAAAAAGCTTCTATAGCTAATAGCTACTCCATGGACCGTATAGAGTTCCTAAGAAGAAAGGAATTGCTATCGAGTCTGCAAGGTTCCCCTCACCGAAAG ATTGACTTATTCATTGCGGAGCCATTCTATTATGGAAATGACAATGTCCTTCCCTGGCAAAATCTGCGATTTTG GAAGGAAAGAACTTTACTTGATCCAATTCTATCTAAAGATGCGCTCATAATGCCTTGTAGAGGGTTGTTGAAAGCTTGTGCAATGTACCTTCCT GATCTTTGGAAAAGCCGTTGTTGCCTGAAGGAAATTGAAGGGTTTGATAATTCAGTCGCAAATACCACATTGGGGGCATGTGGAGGTCTACTGGTTACAGAAGACACTCCTTTTCTGCCCTATTTTATTTGGCAGTGCG ATTCTCAGCAAAATGGCCACTGTCTTGgagtttga
- the LOC125194443 gene encoding putative E3 ubiquitin-protein ligase RF298 isoform X1: MEWSEDTIKKQDKEELRGSGWDNPVACHIEELLTKSLSSTLCSATKKIVESGYTRGVAETAILYTSLFNGSKDTAFNVVDGAFTILKREKVMSFALKFTVFERLQSLVDYTLLEMICVLRVVRPSLSVSEAMWRLLISNLSLVHACVADGGTVRGSCRSCKLHRGLGRTGQS, encoded by the coding sequence ATGGAGTGGTCTGAAGACACTATTAAGAAGCAGGACAAAGAAGAACTTCGAGGGTCCGGCTGGGATAATCCCGTGGCCTGTCATATTGAGGAACTTTTGACAAAAAGTTTAAGTTCAACATTGTGCAGTGCAACAAAGAAGATTGTTGAAAGTGGGTACACTAGAGGAGTTGCTGAGACGGCCATTTTATATACCAGCCTGTTCAATGGTAGTAAAGACACTGCATTCAATGTTGTCGACGGTGCTTTCACCATACTAAAGAGGGAAAAGGTGATGAGTTTTGCATTGAAGTTTACTGTATTTGAGAGGTTGCAGAGCCTAGTAGACTACACATTACTTGAGATGATTTGTGTGCTTCGGGTGGTTAGGCCTTCCTTGAGCGTATCAGAAGCAATGTGGCGcctattaattagtaatttgaGCCTCGTGCATGCATGTGTAGCGGATGGAGGCACTGTGCGTGGTTCTTGTAGGTCATGCAAGTTGCACAGAGGCTTGGGAAGGACCGGGCAGAGTTGA
- the LOC125194443 gene encoding uncharacterized protein LOC125194443 isoform X2 has translation MQVAQRLGKDRAELKMFRKEKEEEKLKKEKQALVDSTIKQLSEMEYSMTNATGQIQVDNCTIARLKEENALLMNDMEVAKMQAMRVADNLHSAMEREQETLRKMQSLDAEKPIIQDQLTDVKHQITALNNRLEKARGLKDQFKALWKLE, from the exons ATGCAAGTTGCACAGAGGCTTGGGAAGGACCGGGCAGAGTTGAAAATGTttaggaaagagaaagaagaggagaaattgaagaaggaaaaaCAAGCTTTGGTGGATAGTACCATAAAGCAGCTGTCGGAAATGGAGTACTCCATGACCAATGCTACGGGTCAGATTCAGGTGGATAATTGCACCATCGCTCGCCTTAAGGAGGAGAATGCTCTGTTGATGAATGACATGGAGGTTGCTAAGATGCAGGCGATGAGGGTGGCCGATAACCTGCATTCCGCTATGGAAAGAGAGCAGGAAACCCTCAGGAAAATGCAGTCATTGGATGCAGAAAAGCCCATTATCCAAGACCAACTCACGGATGTCAAACACCAGATAACTGCACTCAACAATCGACTAGAAAAAGCTAGAGGCCTCAAGGATCAGTTCAAG GCTTTGTGGAAGCTGGAGTAG
- the LOC125196784 gene encoding MYB-like transcription factor EOBII, with amino-acid sequence MEEEWRKGAWTAEEDRLLVEYVNLHGDGKWNAIATLAGLKRNGKSCRLRWVNYLRPDLKRGRITPYEESVILELHARWGNRWSTIARSLPGRTDNEIKNYWRTHFKKKGKLPSRNSEKLRARLLKRQQFQQEQRRQQEETDMKHIMPLFYENVNNLSTFDESGHELVKTNPLAEQEVLPHETPNDLSIWDGLWSMADLHGYSSTNRAIYQHTLPSHLVLSSFGTSFHV; translated from the exons ATGGAAGAGGAGTGGAGAAAAGGAGCTTGGACTGCTGAAGAAGACAGATTGCTTGTTGAGTACGTGAACTTGCATGGTGACGGCAAATGGAACGCTATCGCTACGCTTGCAG gattaaaaagaaatgggAAGAGTTGCAGATTAAGATGGGTGAATTACTTGCGGCCCGATCTCAAGAGGGGTCGAATAACCCCTTATGAAGAGAGCGTCATCCTTGAACTACATGCTAGATGGGGTAACAG GTGGTCAACAATTGCTAGAAGTTTACCCGGAAGGACTGATAATGAAATCAAGAACTACTGGAGAACACACTTCAAGAAAAAAGGCAAACTCCCGTCCCGAAATTCTGAAAAGTTGCGGGCTCGCCTTCTTAAAAGACAACAATTTCAACAAGAACAACGGCGTCAACAAGAAGAAACAGACATGAAACATATTATGCCGTTGTTTTATGAAAACGTCAATAATCTATCAACCTTTGATGAATCGGGCCATGAACTTGTAAAAACGAACCCACTAGCTGAGCAAGAAGTCCTGCCTCATGAGACCCCAAACGATTTGAGCATATGGGATGGCTTGTGGAGCATGGCTGATCTTCACGGATATAGTAGCACAAATAGAGCTATTTATCAGCACACTTTGCCGTCACATTTAGTTTTGAGCTCTTTTGGTACAAGTTTTCatgtttga
- the LOC125193239 gene encoding major allergen Pru ar 1-like, translating into MGAITYDIEIPSSISAAKIFKAVVLDVDTLVPKIMPQAIKSVEILEGDGGVGTIKLIHFGEGSQYKSVKHRVDAIDKENLTHSYSIIEGDVLGGVIESVTYHVKIVPTEDGGSICKNRSIYNTKGDAEISEEKIKEGKEKAMAMFKAIEAYLLANPNA; encoded by the coding sequence ATGGGTGCTATCACTTACGATATTGAGATCCCTTCCTCCATCTCGGCCGCAAAGATTTTTAAGGCCGTGGTGCTCGATGTTGACACCCTCGTCCCCAAGATCATGCCTCAGGCAATCAAGAGCGTCGAGATCTTGGAAGGGGACGGTGGCGTTGGGACCATCAAGCTTATCCATTTTGGCGAAGGGAGTCAGTACAAGAGTGTCAAGCACCGTGTGGATGCTATCGACAAGGAGAACTTGACCCACAGTTACAGCATAATCGAGGGCGATGTTCTTGGAGGAGTTATTGAATCCGTTACTTATCATGTCAAGATCGTCCCAACCGAAGATGGAGGGAGCATTTGTAAGAACAGAAGCATCTACAACACAAAGGGTGATGCTGAGATTAGTGAGGAGAAGATCAAGGAAGGAAAAGAGAAGGCCATGGCTATGTTCAAGGCCATTGAAGCTTACCTCCTTGCCAATCCTAATGCCTAA